DNA sequence from the Eulemur rufifrons isolate Redbay chromosome 6, OSU_ERuf_1, whole genome shotgun sequence genome:
TTAGGATTCAGAGCCCAGTGGTAATAGTAGCTCACGTTAATTGAGTGCTTACTGCGTGCTACGCACCTCGATAAACGTTTTAGTGAATGATCTTATTtggtcctcacaacaaccttacgAGAGAGATAGCATTTTACTCTCTATACTGTAGTTCAGGAAACAGTACAGAGCATTAAATTACTTAGGATCATATTCCTAGTGAATTGACAGAGCAGGCCTGCCAGCTACCAAAAGCAGAGAACACTTAACCGTTACTCTGCAGCCTGTGACTTGTGAGTGCTCTGTGATTTAGGGTTGCACGAATGAGCTTTGGAGATGTTATGTTACAGTCAACATAAGCAGACTGGGAGTTAGAAGACCTGGCATATCCcactttctgggcctcagttttctcattgatataaaaataaataaataaaaagtcttacCAAAACATTTTGTGAGGGCTCTTCAGCCCTGAAGTTCTTAGCTTGAGAACCTGGTATAAGCTAAGTGCTAAGGACCTACAGAGAAGCAACAGTTCTGGTTCCCATCCTCAAAGAGCTCCCAGTGTGATAGAAGAGCTAAGACAGAGCTCCAGCAGAAATGCAGGCAGTGTGTGGGAAGAACTGTGGAATAACTATGAGAAGAGGCAAACACCCCAGCTGCAGTAAAAAGAGTCTTTGTGGACTGTCTAGTGAGGTGACATTTTTCCCAAGTTTTCATCACTTCCTAGTCTCTGGAAGAGGAACTCTGCATCTGTACCTTTCTCAAGGTTATACAGGGAGCTCTGCTGGCGGATGACGTCCCTTACAAGCCCAAGAGACTGGATGCAGGGCTGGCTACTGCCTTCTCCATTCCTTTTTCAAATATGCCTTTTCCTTCCAGCCACTGTCAGACCACAGAATGATGTGGCCCACAAACAACTCTCAGCTTTTGGAGAATATGTGGCTGAAATCCTGCCCAAGTATGTCCAACAAGTTCAGGTAATGTTTATTACTGTTGTTTGGGTCTGAGTCGAGAAAGAACcatgttctcagggaatgtggGAGCGGGCAGCCTGATTTTAAAGAAACCACGGACTCCTCTACCCCAAACTTGAGCTTCTTTCTCTGCATTAAACCAGGTGACCCCAGCTGAAGTTAGCTGCCCCCTCAGTAGCTCTTtgttccctctcccttcccttccatgtCTGCAGGTGTCCTGCTTCAATGAGTTAGAGATCTGCATCCATCCTGACGGAGTCATCCCAGTGCTGACCTTCCTCAGGGATCACACCAATGCACAATTCAAATCCTTGGCTGACTTGACAGCAGTGGACATCCCAACTCGGCAGAACCGTTTTGAGGTCAGTCAGGAGATTTGAGAAGGTTTGGAGACTACAGGTATGAAAGGGGACAGGGTAGTTTCAGGGTGACAACTACCTGTGGGAACCATAACCTCAATTTCAGTTTGGGTCAACAAGTAGAACACAGCAGTTATACCAAGGTTTCAGAATCAAGCAGACCTCAAGtatgaattctggctctgccatagAAGACTGTGTGAcctcaaacattttctttaatctttctgagctttagttttcttatttgcaaaataagtaTAAAGTCATCCCTGTCTTCTAGGGTGtttgtaaggatcaaatgagagaGTGTGGGTAAATTCCTAGCACACAATAAGTTCTCTCAAGAcatttagctattaatatttacgGACTGTCTACTATTTGCCAGACCCTGGGattgagaaagaaataatgaagataaatattaaaaaaaataaaaaaacaaaataaagagaaagaaataacaccCAGTATCTGCCATCCAGGAGTCCCCCACACTCTAATGAGGAAGAGAAACACATAAACACATGAACAGCTTACTGTAgtaacatataatacatataataggGGGATGTTTTAAGAATGCAGGAGGGGCACTTGGCCCTGTCTGGGAGGCTTCTTTGAAGAGAGAAAACGTTTGTGCTGAATTTTAACAGATGAGCAGATCAGAAAGTAAGCCTagtgagggcaggggctgggtggaCTAGGGAGATACCCCAGACAAAAGAAATAGCATGAGCAGAGATAGGCATTCTGACATGCTGAGCTACAGCTGTGGCCTGGGCCTTTGGAAGCAGTTGTAAGCATAGGAGTATCTTGAGATTTTGAGCTTCAGAACAGAAGGTGGGGTCATAGGGTGGAGGTCAGAGCCACCCTATATCCTCTGGTACTCGGATACTCCCAACCAGGGATTCCACTCCAGACCCCTCAGCCTGTGGCCATCTAGGTCTTCCAGCTCCCTTTGTTCTCCCTAGATTGTCTACAATCTACTGTCTCTGCGCTTCAACTCACGGATCCGTGTGAAGACCTACACAGATGAGCTGACGCCCATTGAATCCACTGTGTCTGTATTCAAGGCAGCCAACTGGTATGAGAGGGAGGTGAGTTACTGGACATAAGGGACCCTGCCTCTGAGTCATATTTGTGGATCTGGTTGACACTACGGGATGCAGTACAGCCCCTTACCCCTGTTGTTGGCCCAGATGGACTGGTTGCTTGAGAACCTCTCTTTTCTAGATCTGGGATATGTTTGGAGTCTTTTTTGCTAACCATCCTGACCTAAGAAGGATCCTCACAGATTATGGCTTCGAGGGACATCCTTTCCGGAAAGACTTTCCTCTATCTGGCTATGTTGAGGTAGGAGCCTGGGAACTAGGGCAGCATCCTCAGGGAGGGACTTGGAGGGAACCTGGGGGATCCTGGGCATGGCAGGAAATACGGTCTGTGAATTGTGGTGGTTTAAGAGCATGGCCTCTGGATTTGCATCCTAGCTTCCTTTTACTTAGTTTGactgactcagttttctcatctgtaaaatgggaataataataatagcatttaaCAGATGTGTGGCAGGCATTAAATGATGTATGTGTAAAGCCTGGTGTATTATAAGTGTTCAGCTGATGTTAGCCATTattgtaatgatcaagtcagccTTGAGGACACAGTCTGCCCCCGAGAACTGAAAGTGAGGATTATTTCATGCTGCCTTGGATCTTTGGGAAGACAGTCGACAAGGAGGacactaaataaatgttcagCCCTCAAGAATGGCCACTGAGGCAGGACTAATAACTACAAGGACTTTATGAAGAATTTCAGTGGTACTGCAAGTTATTAGCGGAAAGATAGTCTatcttatacatacatatatgtgaatTTTGTAGCAGAGTGACTTTTTAGAAATATTGAGATttgtggcactctagccctgctTCTTCGGTCCCTAGACGCGCCCATTTCTCTCTCAAGCTACTTCTGGTAAGGGctacttccctctctcctccctttcacTCGCCCCTGCCATCTCCCTTACCTGGATTGCCTCTTCACACCAGCACCTGATTATCCTACTTTATTTATCTGCTCCCCCAATAACAAGAAGACCCAAGCTGGATGTACTGTGTTAGACCTTGACAGTGAAAATGCCAAGGCCATAGGGCCTGAAGTTGTGTGTCTGCGGTTTAGATTTACTCTTTACAGCCACTGACTGCTTCCTAATGCTTAGCATTACAAGAATGTGTGGATGGGTGAGCAGAGTCACTTCTGCTGGGAAAGGGTGAGCTCATgatgtggtggtggtgggcagGGGAGTCTGACGGGTGCTggcctggcagggcagggcacGAGAGGTAGAGGCCATTTTGGAATCCCACGCACTAGCTGGTCGGGATGTGACCTGACAGGTAACGCAGATGTGGATAGAGATTACTGACAGAGCctgggaagaggaaggaatgggAGTCAAAAACAGAGAGGGACAGCGGCTGGAGAAGTCTTGGCCTTGTGAAAGTGGGCCTCTTCCTGGCTGTAACAAGGCCTTCCTCAGTGCTCAAGCTTGCTTTTTGTTCCTGCAGTTACGCTATGACGACGAGGTGAAGCGGGTGGTGGCTGAGCCGGTAGAGTTGTCCCAAGAGTTCCGCAAGTTTGACCTGAATAGCCCCTGGGAGGCTTTCCCTGCCTATCGCCAGCCCCCTGAGAGTCTCAAACTTGAAGCTGGAGAACAGAAGCCTGAAGCCAAGAAGCCCGAATCCAAGTAGCTCCGTGGAAGGCATGTTGGTCCTAGAAAGCGCCTTATCTATGATTGAGTGTCTGTGTAAATAAATTCCCACTTAGACTCACCACTTCCTGTGTGTTTATAATCGGTATAAGTGACGCTTTGATTCAGGAGAGGGGAGATACAGGCAGGGGTGTGTTTCCCTGCTTCCTTAGAGAGATGCTATGATACCAGGGAGTCTATTTTAATGGGACTAAATAGTGCAGCTGTAGACATGGTGACCTACAGGCCTGGATGTATTTCTGAGAGGGATTCTAGAGCTGTAATTGAAAGTTCTTACAATCCACAAGGCTCAGGATGGGTGTGGCATAGCTGCTAATGAGAACTGGAGGGAGTCTCAACAACTGCTGAAGAAAGCCCCTTGCCACATCAGAGTGGTAGCAGCTGATGGATCCAGGGGCCTGGGTGGAACCAAGGAAACCCCAATCCACTCATCCCATCCAAACAACCACAGGGTTCCATGAGCCAAGAGTCAGAGCCAGGAAGAATCTCAAGTCATTTTTAAGTGTTGAGCCCTGTGACCTGCTCCCTGTAGCCTGATCTTCCATCACTCTTGGGCTTAAGAAATTTTCCCAGTTTCTGGCCTGAGCTGAGAATGTTGTTAGCAAACAGAGGAGGTCCTAGGGCTGGGGCAAAAAATTCAGAAGCTACAGATTTGCCTGTCTTCCAGGGAACGATGCTCCCTACCTCTGCCAGTCTAGGGTCGGTTCAGCCTGTGGCTGCGTGCCTGAGATTGGAGTACTTGGCTTTTCCTGTCCAAGGGGCTGGCCACCCAGCCCGCCATGCAGTTGGAAGACAGGGCTTTGCAGCTGATGCTCTTGGCAGCTGAAGGGCTccctggaggctgggctgggtgtTTGGGGCTGGCCTCAGTTGCAGAATGTTTTGAGGGTGAGGACAGACGGTAAGGTAGTGTTACTGCCTGGGCTCTTTCTTACCCATTCGGAGGGCCAAGCTGGAGCTATTTGCTACCAAGCACCTTTTTCCTATTAACTAAGCATCCCGCCCATCTGGGGAGGAACAGGCTGAGGGCCTGACAAGCAGGGAGCCAGGTTCCTGCCAACTACCAAAGATTCCCCATTTCTGAGGGATGGAATGAGTCCTGGGAAGAGACCAAGGCCATAGCCAGCCCCTCCCTGTTCAGCATTGAAGACTGACATGCGTAACGGAATTTGGGAACAGCCTGCAGTGGAAAGTTCGAGCCAAGGGTTGTGGAAGGCAGTTGAGGGAGCAGAGAGCTGTGAGGAGTGAGACTCAGAGGACGTGGTGGAGCATGGCTGCGACACTGCAGTTCCTGGCTTGCCTCATGGGAGCCATTTGTCTCCGTGAGGTGACTGCGACCCAGCACTATGCAGGTACCAGGGCTTCAGGGTGGGTGGACAGGAGCCAAGGAAGGCTGCCAGCCGACAGTACAGTCTGCTCTGCTAGTCTGCTCTGAGCCTAGCTGGGCATAGGAACTGTGAGCACAACAGGTACCAGCTTGATGTGGGCAGTGGTGGGTAATGGTGTGAGCCTCACCTCCAGAACTAGAAAGAGCCAGGTGACTCCTACAGAGATAGCCCTAGGTGCCCTTAATGCTGGCCCTGACTAGAGCTGGGCCCTGGGCTTATTCCAGCTGATGCCCAAAGCAAGGTCTCTTGACCTGCCCTGGGCTTGGGACAATCACTGCAAGGATTAGGCAATACCCCAGACTGTATGATGGAGGAAGGTACAAGAAACACCCTGCTGAGcccggccctgccctcctgccttgCACAGGGATCTACTGctgaggaggagcagggaaaGAATAGGTAGGCTCTTCCCAAAGAGGTCCTCATCCTTTGGGGAGGGTCGCTGGCACTGTTTTAGGTGACGCTGTCCCCAGATAAGTATAGGGAGGGGAAGTGGGAGGGGAAGGGTCTTGTGACTCGTTGGCCTGGAGCTCTTTACCAAGGGCATTGTGCAAGTTAGAGGAGTCCTGGGCATTTGCCGAGATGGTAATTGGGCCTGGGATGATGCTTTTGGCATGACAAGAACTATGCCTGGGAGGGTGAATGCCAATGCGCAtgtgggggagaggagaaaggggctTGAGATGGCACTCCTGCCCTTTTGTAGGTTGATGAACCACTAGGGACCCCTACCAGGCAGCTGAGGGGCacttctgggaggctggggtgttCAGAGTGGAGCATGGCAGGGGCCTGACTCTTCTCTGCTGCCCCAGGGCAGCCCATGGACGGCGCCGGCGTGGGAGGTGGCCTGCAGGAGCCAGAGGCCCCAGAAGTGATGTTTGAGGTCTTTCCTCCCAACCTGGGACAAGGGGGTGGGAGCATGTCCAGAGGTCCCTAAGCTCAGGGTTGGGAAGGGGGATGTCTCAGGGTGGGcctgctggggggagggagaaccCAGCATGGGTCCTACTGCCTGCttatcccccccaccccagcccactcttgctcccttccctgctccccaggccAGCTCAC
Encoded proteins:
- the NDUFS3 gene encoding NADH dehydrogenase [ubiquinone] iron-sulfur protein 3, mitochondrial translates to MAATAARVWWRRLAGAAALARGAGRPSVLLLPVRRESAAADTRPTVRPQNDVAHKQLSAFGEYVAEILPKYVQQVQVSCFNELEICIHPDGVIPVLTFLRDHTNAQFKSLADLTAVDIPTRQNRFEIVYNLLSLRFNSRIRVKTYTDELTPIESTVSVFKAANWYEREIWDMFGVFFANHPDLRRILTDYGFEGHPFRKDFPLSGYVELRYDDEVKRVVAEPVELSQEFRKFDLNSPWEAFPAYRQPPESLKLEAGEQKPEAKKPESK